The proteins below come from a single Malus sylvestris chromosome 3, drMalSylv7.2, whole genome shotgun sequence genomic window:
- the LOC126614788 gene encoding poly [ADP-ribose] polymerase 2-like isoform X2 has translation MASKLNVEELGNQLAQLGLPTNGANATLVRKLDSALREEKKQPTGASDGSAAEASLVSRKREGKLIEEEGGGESTVSEKMKATEKFSGMSVKQLHEEAALCGVSATASKKLERLSEHSDGIPLANEEGNGSKEKIVTATKKGAAVLDQWLPDDIKAHYHVLQLGDDIYDAMLNQANVVHNNNKFYVIQVLESDVGGSFVIYYRWGRVGVKGQNKLARHASRESAIKGFKQKFYDKTRNDWSNRKMFQPIPSYYMWIEMDYNEKEEQSAVSIHNSWFMFVEEKNGSALRRQPLETQLEPCIAKFISLICNIGMMKQHMMEIGYNADKLPLGKLSKSTILKGYNILQRISDVIGSSNTKLIKELSGKFYTFIPHDFGSKKLYNFVIDTPQKLRHKLEMVEALGEIEVATKLLKDDTGMQGDPLYSCYQRLHCELTPVGADSHEFDMITKYMRNTHAKTHSTYTVDIVQIFRTSKEGEVERFRKFSSTKNRMLLWHGSRLTNWVGILSQGLLIAPPEAPVTGYMFGKGVYFADMFSKSAKFCHASNGCTSGVLLLCEVALGDMAELLTAKYDADKLPLGTLSTKGVGGTEPDFSEAQLLDDGVVVPLGKPKENTSRRKGSLLYNEYIVYNVEQIRMRYVVQVNFNFKL, from the exons ATGGCTAGCAAGCTCAATGTAGAAGAGCTCGGAAACCAATTGGCTCAGCTTGGTCTCCCCACCAACGGAGCGAACGCCACCCTG GTTCGGAAGCTCGATTCTGCTCTTCGCGAGGAGAAGAAGCAACCCACAGGCGCAAGTGATGGTTCAGCAGCAGAAGCTTCACTGGTTAGTAGAAAGAGGGAAGGGAAGTTAATTGAAGAGGAGGGAGGTGGGGAGTCTACTGTGTCCGAGAAAATGAAGGCCACCGAAAAGTTTAGTGGCATGAGCGTGAAGCAATTGCACGAAGAAGCCGCTCTTTGTGGAGTTTCGGCAACTGCGTCGAAAAAACTGGAGAGGCTTTCTGAACATTCTGATGGCATTCCTCTAG CTAATGAGGAAGGAAATGGAAGCAAGGAGAAGATAGTAACCGCAACCAAAAAGGGTGCGGCGGTACTGGATCAGTGGCTACCGGATGACATAAAGGCACATTATCATGTTTTGCAACTG GGGGATGATATATACGATGCCATGTTAAACCAGGCCAATGTCGTTCATAACAATAACAAGTTCTATGTGATTCAAGTTCTTG AATCTGATGTTGGTGGAAGTTTCGTGATTTACTATAGATGGGGGAGAGTAGGTGTTAAGGGTCAGAACAAGCTAGCTCGTCACGCATCCCGCGAGAGCGCGATCAAGGGCTTTAAACAGAAATTCTATGACAAAACCAGGAATGATTGGTCCAATCGAAAAATGTTCCAGCCTATCCCATCCTACTATATGTGGATAGAAATGGATTACAATGAAAAGGAAGAGCAGTCAGCTGTCAGTATCCACAACTCTTGGTTTATGTTT GTCGAAGAAAAGAATGGCTCTGCTTTAAGACGTCAACCTTTGGAAACACAACTTGAGCCCTGCATTGCAAAGTTTATATCTCTTATTTGCAACATCGGCATGATGAAGCAGCATATGATGGAAATAG GATACAACGCTGATAAGCTGCCTCTGGGTAAGCTTAGCAAATCAACAATTCTAAAG GGCTATAACATCCTGCAGAGGATTTCTGATGTGATTGGCTCATCTAACACGAAATTAATCAAAGAATTAAGCGG AAAGTTCTACACTTTCATTCCTCATGACTTCGGGTCTAAAAAACTGt ATAACTTTGTGATTGATACTCCTCAGAAGTTGAGACACAAGCTAGAAATG GTTGAAGCACTAGGTGAAATTGAGGTTGCAACAAAATTGTTGAAGGATGACACAGGAATGCAG GGAGATCCCTTGTATTCCTGTTATCAACGCCTTCATTGTGAGCTGACACCGGTTGGTGCTGATTCTCATGAATTTGATATG ATTACAAAATATATGCGTAATACTCATGCAAAAACACATTCAACTTACACTGTTGATATTGTTCAAATATTCCGCACATCTAAAGAGGGTGAAGTTGAACGCTTCAGAAAG TTTTCTAGTACGAAAAATAGAATGCTTTTATGGCATGGTTCTCGTCTTACAAATTGGGTTGGTATATTATCTCAAG GCTTGCTCATAGCTCCACCTGAAGCCCCAGTGACTGGTTACATGTTCGGGAAAGGAGTTTACTTTGCAGACATGTTCTCCAAAAGCGCAAAGTTTTGCCATGCATCTAATGGCTGTACATCTGGGGTGCTGCTTCTATGTGAG GTTGCACTGGGCGACATGGCTGAGCTTTTAACTGCTAAGTATGATGCTGACAAGTTACCCCTAGGAACGCTAAG CACTAAAGGAGTTGGGGGAACTGAACCAGATTTTTCAGAAGCTCAGTTACTAGATGATGGTGTCGTGGTTCCCCTAGGAAAGCCGAAAGAGAATACAAGCCGCCGGAAG GGTTCATTACTGTACAATGAGTACATAGTTTACAATGTGGAACAGATCAGGATGCGCTACGTTGTTCAagttaatttcaatttcaagttATGA
- the LOC126614788 gene encoding poly [ADP-ribose] polymerase 2-like isoform X1 — translation MASKLNVEELGNQLAQLGLPTNGANATLVRKLDSALREEKKQPTGASDGSAAEASLVSRKREGKLIEEEGGGESTVSEKMKATEKFSGMSVKQLHEEAALCGVSATASKKLERLSEHSDGIPLGKANEEGNGSKEKIVTATKKGAAVLDQWLPDDIKAHYHVLQLGDDIYDAMLNQANVVHNNNKFYVIQVLESDVGGSFVIYYRWGRVGVKGQNKLARHASRESAIKGFKQKFYDKTRNDWSNRKMFQPIPSYYMWIEMDYNEKEEQSAVSIHNSWFMFVEEKNGSALRRQPLETQLEPCIAKFISLICNIGMMKQHMMEIGYNADKLPLGKLSKSTILKGYNILQRISDVIGSSNTKLIKELSGKFYTFIPHDFGSKKLYNFVIDTPQKLRHKLEMVEALGEIEVATKLLKDDTGMQGDPLYSCYQRLHCELTPVGADSHEFDMITKYMRNTHAKTHSTYTVDIVQIFRTSKEGEVERFRKFSSTKNRMLLWHGSRLTNWVGILSQGLLIAPPEAPVTGYMFGKGVYFADMFSKSAKFCHASNGCTSGVLLLCEVALGDMAELLTAKYDADKLPLGTLSTKGVGGTEPDFSEAQLLDDGVVVPLGKPKENTSRRKGSLLYNEYIVYNVEQIRMRYVVQVNFNFKL, via the exons ATGGCTAGCAAGCTCAATGTAGAAGAGCTCGGAAACCAATTGGCTCAGCTTGGTCTCCCCACCAACGGAGCGAACGCCACCCTG GTTCGGAAGCTCGATTCTGCTCTTCGCGAGGAGAAGAAGCAACCCACAGGCGCAAGTGATGGTTCAGCAGCAGAAGCTTCACTGGTTAGTAGAAAGAGGGAAGGGAAGTTAATTGAAGAGGAGGGAGGTGGGGAGTCTACTGTGTCCGAGAAAATGAAGGCCACCGAAAAGTTTAGTGGCATGAGCGTGAAGCAATTGCACGAAGAAGCCGCTCTTTGTGGAGTTTCGGCAACTGCGTCGAAAAAACTGGAGAGGCTTTCTGAACATTCTGATGGCATTCCTCTAGGTAAAG CTAATGAGGAAGGAAATGGAAGCAAGGAGAAGATAGTAACCGCAACCAAAAAGGGTGCGGCGGTACTGGATCAGTGGCTACCGGATGACATAAAGGCACATTATCATGTTTTGCAACTG GGGGATGATATATACGATGCCATGTTAAACCAGGCCAATGTCGTTCATAACAATAACAAGTTCTATGTGATTCAAGTTCTTG AATCTGATGTTGGTGGAAGTTTCGTGATTTACTATAGATGGGGGAGAGTAGGTGTTAAGGGTCAGAACAAGCTAGCTCGTCACGCATCCCGCGAGAGCGCGATCAAGGGCTTTAAACAGAAATTCTATGACAAAACCAGGAATGATTGGTCCAATCGAAAAATGTTCCAGCCTATCCCATCCTACTATATGTGGATAGAAATGGATTACAATGAAAAGGAAGAGCAGTCAGCTGTCAGTATCCACAACTCTTGGTTTATGTTT GTCGAAGAAAAGAATGGCTCTGCTTTAAGACGTCAACCTTTGGAAACACAACTTGAGCCCTGCATTGCAAAGTTTATATCTCTTATTTGCAACATCGGCATGATGAAGCAGCATATGATGGAAATAG GATACAACGCTGATAAGCTGCCTCTGGGTAAGCTTAGCAAATCAACAATTCTAAAG GGCTATAACATCCTGCAGAGGATTTCTGATGTGATTGGCTCATCTAACACGAAATTAATCAAAGAATTAAGCGG AAAGTTCTACACTTTCATTCCTCATGACTTCGGGTCTAAAAAACTGt ATAACTTTGTGATTGATACTCCTCAGAAGTTGAGACACAAGCTAGAAATG GTTGAAGCACTAGGTGAAATTGAGGTTGCAACAAAATTGTTGAAGGATGACACAGGAATGCAG GGAGATCCCTTGTATTCCTGTTATCAACGCCTTCATTGTGAGCTGACACCGGTTGGTGCTGATTCTCATGAATTTGATATG ATTACAAAATATATGCGTAATACTCATGCAAAAACACATTCAACTTACACTGTTGATATTGTTCAAATATTCCGCACATCTAAAGAGGGTGAAGTTGAACGCTTCAGAAAG TTTTCTAGTACGAAAAATAGAATGCTTTTATGGCATGGTTCTCGTCTTACAAATTGGGTTGGTATATTATCTCAAG GCTTGCTCATAGCTCCACCTGAAGCCCCAGTGACTGGTTACATGTTCGGGAAAGGAGTTTACTTTGCAGACATGTTCTCCAAAAGCGCAAAGTTTTGCCATGCATCTAATGGCTGTACATCTGGGGTGCTGCTTCTATGTGAG GTTGCACTGGGCGACATGGCTGAGCTTTTAACTGCTAAGTATGATGCTGACAAGTTACCCCTAGGAACGCTAAG CACTAAAGGAGTTGGGGGAACTGAACCAGATTTTTCAGAAGCTCAGTTACTAGATGATGGTGTCGTGGTTCCCCTAGGAAAGCCGAAAGAGAATACAAGCCGCCGGAAG GGTTCATTACTGTACAATGAGTACATAGTTTACAATGTGGAACAGATCAGGATGCGCTACGTTGTTCAagttaatttcaatttcaagttATGA
- the LOC126617230 gene encoding 60S ribosomal protein L26-1-like — MRATQPYPYLLFFFIPFLSLVPSLLSSSVTPTQRSRASSPPDVRSMPVRKDDEVHIERITREKVNGSTVNVGINPSKVVITKLRLDKDCKSLLDRKAKGRAVADKDKGTKFTAEDIMQNVD, encoded by the exons ATGCGAGCTACT CAACCATACCcataccttttattttttttcattcccttcctctctctcgtTCCCAGCCTCCTCTCCTCCAGTGTAACCCCAACCCAGCGCAGCCGAGCCTCCTCTCCTCCAGATGTCCGATCGATGCCGGTGCGCAAGGACGACGAGGTCCACATCGAGCGGATCACCCGAGAGAAGGTGAACGGGTCCACCGTCAATGTCGGCATCAACCCCTCCAAGGTCGTCATCACCAAGCTCCGCCTCGACAAGGACTGCAAGTCTCTGCTGGACCGCAAGGCCAAGGGCCGCGCCGTCGCTGACAAGGACAAAGGCACCAAGTTCACCGCAGAGGATATCATGCAAAACGTCGATTGA
- the LOC126614788 gene encoding poly [ADP-ribose] polymerase 2-like isoform X3, translating into MASKLNVEELGNQLAQLGLPTNGANATLVRKLDSALREEKKQPTGASDGSAAEASLVSRKREGKLIEEEGGGESTVSEKMKATEKFSGMSVKQLHEEAALCGVSATASKKLERLSEHSDGIPLGKANEEGNGSKEKIVTATKKGAAVLDQWLPDDIKAHYHVLQLGDDIYDAMLNQANVVHNNNKFYVIQVLESDVGGSFVIYYRWGRVGVKGQNKLARHASRESAIKGFKQKFYDKTRNDWSNRKMFQPIPSYYMWIEMDYNEKEEQSAVEEKNGSALRRQPLETQLEPCIAKFISLICNIGMMKQHMMEIGYNADKLPLGKLSKSTILKGYNILQRISDVIGSSNTKLIKELSGKFYTFIPHDFGSKKLYNFVIDTPQKLRHKLEMVEALGEIEVATKLLKDDTGMQGDPLYSCYQRLHCELTPVGADSHEFDMITKYMRNTHAKTHSTYTVDIVQIFRTSKEGEVERFRKFSSTKNRMLLWHGSRLTNWVGILSQGLLIAPPEAPVTGYMFGKGVYFADMFSKSAKFCHASNGCTSGVLLLCEVALGDMAELLTAKYDADKLPLGTLSTKGVGGTEPDFSEAQLLDDGVVVPLGKPKENTSRRKGSLLYNEYIVYNVEQIRMRYVVQVNFNFKL; encoded by the exons ATGGCTAGCAAGCTCAATGTAGAAGAGCTCGGAAACCAATTGGCTCAGCTTGGTCTCCCCACCAACGGAGCGAACGCCACCCTG GTTCGGAAGCTCGATTCTGCTCTTCGCGAGGAGAAGAAGCAACCCACAGGCGCAAGTGATGGTTCAGCAGCAGAAGCTTCACTGGTTAGTAGAAAGAGGGAAGGGAAGTTAATTGAAGAGGAGGGAGGTGGGGAGTCTACTGTGTCCGAGAAAATGAAGGCCACCGAAAAGTTTAGTGGCATGAGCGTGAAGCAATTGCACGAAGAAGCCGCTCTTTGTGGAGTTTCGGCAACTGCGTCGAAAAAACTGGAGAGGCTTTCTGAACATTCTGATGGCATTCCTCTAGGTAAAG CTAATGAGGAAGGAAATGGAAGCAAGGAGAAGATAGTAACCGCAACCAAAAAGGGTGCGGCGGTACTGGATCAGTGGCTACCGGATGACATAAAGGCACATTATCATGTTTTGCAACTG GGGGATGATATATACGATGCCATGTTAAACCAGGCCAATGTCGTTCATAACAATAACAAGTTCTATGTGATTCAAGTTCTTG AATCTGATGTTGGTGGAAGTTTCGTGATTTACTATAGATGGGGGAGAGTAGGTGTTAAGGGTCAGAACAAGCTAGCTCGTCACGCATCCCGCGAGAGCGCGATCAAGGGCTTTAAACAGAAATTCTATGACAAAACCAGGAATGATTGGTCCAATCGAAAAATGTTCCAGCCTATCCCATCCTACTATATGTGGATAGAAATGGATTACAATGAAAAGGAAGAGCAGTCAGCT GTCGAAGAAAAGAATGGCTCTGCTTTAAGACGTCAACCTTTGGAAACACAACTTGAGCCCTGCATTGCAAAGTTTATATCTCTTATTTGCAACATCGGCATGATGAAGCAGCATATGATGGAAATAG GATACAACGCTGATAAGCTGCCTCTGGGTAAGCTTAGCAAATCAACAATTCTAAAG GGCTATAACATCCTGCAGAGGATTTCTGATGTGATTGGCTCATCTAACACGAAATTAATCAAAGAATTAAGCGG AAAGTTCTACACTTTCATTCCTCATGACTTCGGGTCTAAAAAACTGt ATAACTTTGTGATTGATACTCCTCAGAAGTTGAGACACAAGCTAGAAATG GTTGAAGCACTAGGTGAAATTGAGGTTGCAACAAAATTGTTGAAGGATGACACAGGAATGCAG GGAGATCCCTTGTATTCCTGTTATCAACGCCTTCATTGTGAGCTGACACCGGTTGGTGCTGATTCTCATGAATTTGATATG ATTACAAAATATATGCGTAATACTCATGCAAAAACACATTCAACTTACACTGTTGATATTGTTCAAATATTCCGCACATCTAAAGAGGGTGAAGTTGAACGCTTCAGAAAG TTTTCTAGTACGAAAAATAGAATGCTTTTATGGCATGGTTCTCGTCTTACAAATTGGGTTGGTATATTATCTCAAG GCTTGCTCATAGCTCCACCTGAAGCCCCAGTGACTGGTTACATGTTCGGGAAAGGAGTTTACTTTGCAGACATGTTCTCCAAAAGCGCAAAGTTTTGCCATGCATCTAATGGCTGTACATCTGGGGTGCTGCTTCTATGTGAG GTTGCACTGGGCGACATGGCTGAGCTTTTAACTGCTAAGTATGATGCTGACAAGTTACCCCTAGGAACGCTAAG CACTAAAGGAGTTGGGGGAACTGAACCAGATTTTTCAGAAGCTCAGTTACTAGATGATGGTGTCGTGGTTCCCCTAGGAAAGCCGAAAGAGAATACAAGCCGCCGGAAG GGTTCATTACTGTACAATGAGTACATAGTTTACAATGTGGAACAGATCAGGATGCGCTACGTTGTTCAagttaatttcaatttcaagttATGA